One Arthrobacter sp. StoSoilB19 DNA window includes the following coding sequences:
- a CDS encoding mannitol dehydrogenase family protein, whose protein sequence is MTSVPPLSAATPGILRRPAAPAPGIVHLGLGNFHRAHQAVYTDAAVAAHGGDWGIIGVASRSSTIPNAMHAQDMLYTVVETSPAGATYSVPRVHTDAFTAAANPDRVVKAIGDAGTRIVSLTVTENGYNYTPATGALNLQDPAIQHDLAVPGSPQTPVGQIVRGLQHRSRTHGETVAILSCDNLADNGHHTQRLVREFAALLPPAEASEALAFIDSRTSFPSSMVDRIVPATTDHYRRLVASQRGYTDRIPVPAEPFSMWIVEDNFIAGRPTWEAGGAVFSDEVGGYEQLKVRLLNGTHSLIAYLGALTGAVTIPESVSHPSIEQAARSVLRNEYLPTVAVPRDVDVDAYEEELFTRWRNTALGHRTSQVGSDGSVKLRQRIPLPALQMLDDGGMPHLLALTTAAYLACIAPLPGFDPGPQAHAMEDPARGMLAGLAAGSRSGRDLARKVIGDHHLLGEELAGRDGFILRTGEFIDIIRSSGPLAAIAEARPPVSLTPAPSLQIMRSTP, encoded by the coding sequence ATGACCTCCGTTCCCCCGCTGTCCGCGGCCACCCCGGGAATCCTGCGACGGCCGGCAGCACCGGCTCCCGGGATTGTCCACCTGGGCCTCGGCAACTTCCATCGCGCACATCAGGCCGTCTACACTGACGCCGCCGTCGCCGCCCACGGCGGTGACTGGGGCATCATCGGGGTTGCCAGCCGTTCCTCCACCATCCCGAATGCCATGCACGCCCAGGACATGCTCTACACCGTGGTGGAAACCTCCCCGGCGGGTGCCACCTATTCGGTGCCCCGGGTGCACACGGATGCCTTCACGGCAGCCGCCAACCCGGACCGGGTAGTAAAGGCGATCGGCGACGCCGGTACCCGGATCGTGTCCCTCACGGTCACGGAGAACGGCTACAACTACACCCCTGCCACCGGCGCCCTCAACCTTCAGGATCCGGCAATCCAGCACGATCTGGCCGTTCCCGGCTCACCCCAGACTCCCGTCGGGCAGATCGTCCGCGGCTTGCAGCACCGATCCAGGACGCATGGCGAGACGGTGGCCATCCTCAGCTGCGACAACCTGGCCGACAACGGCCACCACACCCAGCGGCTGGTCCGCGAATTCGCCGCCCTGCTCCCGCCGGCGGAAGCCTCCGAGGCCCTGGCCTTCATTGACAGCCGCACCAGCTTCCCTTCCTCCATGGTTGACCGCATCGTGCCCGCCACCACGGACCACTACCGGAGGCTGGTCGCATCCCAGCGCGGCTACACCGACAGGATCCCGGTCCCGGCTGAGCCGTTCAGCATGTGGATCGTGGAAGACAACTTCATTGCCGGGCGGCCCACTTGGGAGGCCGGCGGGGCGGTGTTCTCCGACGAGGTAGGCGGCTATGAGCAGCTGAAAGTCCGCCTGCTCAACGGCACGCACTCACTGATCGCCTACCTCGGTGCCCTGACCGGCGCCGTCACCATCCCCGAATCCGTCTCGCACCCGTCCATCGAACAAGCTGCCCGCTCCGTGCTGCGCAACGAGTACCTGCCCACCGTCGCGGTGCCACGCGACGTCGACGTGGACGCCTACGAGGAAGAGCTCTTCACCCGCTGGCGCAACACGGCCCTTGGCCACCGCACCAGCCAGGTGGGATCCGACGGATCCGTCAAACTCCGCCAACGAATCCCGCTGCCGGCGCTGCAGATGCTCGACGACGGCGGGATGCCCCACCTCCTGGCCCTCACCACCGCCGCGTATCTTGCATGCATCGCCCCGTTGCCCGGCTTCGATCCCGGACCACAGGCCCACGCCATGGAGGACCCGGCGCGCGGAATGCTGGCCGGACTCGCAGCAGGGTCCCGCTCGGGCCGCGACCTCGCCCGCAAGGTCATCGGGGACCACCACCTCCTCGGCGAGGAACTGGCCGGACGCGACGGGTTCATCCTGCGCACCGGCGAGTTCATCGACATCATTCGCTCATCGGGACCGCTGGCCGCCATCGCTGAAGCAAGACCACCCGTTTCCCTTACTCCGGCCCCATCCCTCCAAATCATGCGGAGCACGCCATGA
- a CDS encoding serine hydrolase domain-containing protein → MRDLESRTAAQPADRVEVASVTKTMTAVAVLKLVDDHLIGLDDPVNDVTPEFTSSLKPPGPITVRQLMNHTSGMPEVNDALPKDVDFRPVPSSTLSLEEGLQLAGTLPWTSASVGSFKYSNTNYLALGLLIQTLRHKPYIQIMQEEVFDPLGLKNTSLDRLDPHETGLLHGYVTLRGERIDTTDNTFTVGNPAAGAVSRMEDLNLLMAGIFQGRELPGGDDSHNAITAHRTRRPVHREQA, encoded by the coding sequence GTGCGTGACCTTGAGTCCAGGACAGCGGCGCAGCCCGCGGACCGGGTGGAGGTGGCGAGCGTCACCAAAACTATGACCGCCGTAGCGGTGCTGAAGCTCGTCGACGATCACCTCATTGGTCTCGACGATCCCGTCAACGACGTCACTCCCGAGTTCACGTCCTCACTCAAACCCCCGGGGCCCATCACAGTAAGGCAGCTGATGAACCACACGTCCGGAATGCCCGAGGTAAACGATGCTCTGCCAAAGGACGTTGACTTCCGCCCTGTGCCTTCCAGCACGCTCAGCCTGGAGGAGGGACTCCAGTTAGCCGGGACCCTTCCCTGGACCTCGGCCAGTGTTGGGTCCTTCAAGTATTCGAATACGAACTACCTGGCACTCGGTCTCCTGATCCAAACACTGCGGCACAAGCCTTACATCCAGATCATGCAGGAGGAGGTATTCGACCCCCTCGGTTTGAAGAACACCAGCCTGGACCGCCTCGACCCGCACGAAACCGGACTTCTGCACGGCTACGTAACCCTCCGCGGCGAACGAATCGACACCACAGACAACACCTTCACGGTCGGCAACCCGGCAGCCGGCGCGGTCTCGAGGATGGAAGACCTGAACCTCCTCATGGCCGGCATTTTCCAAGGACGGGAGCTACCAGGCGGCGATGACAGTCACAACGCCATCACTGCCCACCGAACTCGAAGACCCGTCCACCGGGAACAGGCGTGA
- a CDS encoding LacI family DNA-binding transcriptional regulator: protein MPAKLTDVAKLAGVSLATASRAFSDPGRLAAETRQKVVDAALQVGYDVPGLSGSRTFGVVVPDISNAVFAALIKSIQDQAWHGRHRMVLADTSESSTREREHLVSFAAGVDGIILCSPRLPSDQIHQLAGNTPLVVINGEADHAARVLMEAGEGLRQAVEHLHALGHRKIAYIPGPASSWANGQRHTAISRFCNDWGIELVTVGNQNATVDGGLAAAASVVASGATAVIAYNDLVAIGMLAGARTLGYHCPEDISVVGIDDLDIAAAAEPGLTSVRVPIGRSGSLALELLLEQIAGKPSTTEAVHLSSQLIVRGSTFAARNADHALQGK, encoded by the coding sequence ATGCCGGCCAAACTCACGGATGTCGCAAAGCTTGCGGGTGTATCGCTGGCGACAGCGTCCAGGGCCTTCAGCGATCCGGGTCGACTGGCGGCCGAAACCCGTCAGAAGGTGGTAGACGCTGCATTGCAGGTCGGCTACGACGTGCCTGGCCTGTCGGGCAGCCGGACTTTCGGGGTCGTTGTTCCCGACATCTCCAACGCCGTTTTCGCGGCTTTGATCAAATCAATCCAGGATCAGGCTTGGCACGGACGGCACAGGATGGTGCTGGCAGACACTTCCGAGTCGTCCACCCGGGAACGGGAACACCTGGTGTCATTCGCTGCCGGCGTCGACGGCATCATCCTCTGCTCCCCCCGCCTGCCTTCGGACCAGATCCACCAGCTCGCGGGCAACACGCCCCTTGTGGTGATCAACGGTGAAGCCGACCATGCGGCCCGTGTGTTGATGGAAGCGGGCGAAGGCCTCCGCCAGGCCGTGGAACACCTTCACGCGCTCGGCCACCGTAAAATCGCCTACATTCCCGGTCCCGCCTCGTCATGGGCGAACGGGCAACGCCACACAGCCATCAGCCGTTTCTGCAATGACTGGGGAATCGAACTGGTGACGGTCGGCAACCAGAATGCCACAGTCGACGGCGGCCTCGCCGCCGCAGCGTCAGTCGTCGCCAGCGGTGCAACCGCGGTAATCGCATACAACGACCTGGTGGCGATCGGCATGCTCGCCGGAGCCCGGACCCTCGGGTACCACTGCCCCGAAGACATCAGTGTCGTGGGCATTGATGACCTCGACATCGCCGCAGCCGCGGAGCCCGGCCTCACGTCCGTGCGCGTTCCGATCGGCAGAAGCGGCTCCTTGGCCCTCGAGCTCCTCCTCGAACAGATCGCCGGCAAGCCCTCCACCACTGAGGCTGTCCACCTCAGCTCACAACTCATCGTCCGCGGCTCCACCTTCGCCGCACGCAACGCAGATCACGCCCTCCAAGGAAAGTAA
- a CDS encoding sulfocyanin-like copper-binding protein, with translation MKTLSRSTQILIGAIATVLLTALSMTGIALLGGGPNPGGAGNPGTTRCAAPSFAGTVVNVTTIDRGGTMMAGPRMMRGSMRLTADRATVVHGKVSFLVVNAGTIPHEMLVVPVAGTQSAGTRPVGRDGRADEAGSLGEASAACAEGEGEGILPSTSGWVTLDLPPGRYELFCNLPGHYWAGMYTELTVT, from the coding sequence GTGAAGACACTCTCCCGCAGCACGCAGATCCTGATCGGGGCTATCGCGACAGTACTGCTGACCGCGTTGTCCATGACGGGGATCGCGCTGCTGGGCGGTGGCCCGAATCCGGGCGGAGCAGGGAATCCCGGCACCACCCGCTGTGCGGCGCCGAGTTTCGCGGGCACCGTCGTGAACGTCACTACCATCGACAGGGGCGGGACCATGATGGCCGGTCCCAGGATGATGCGCGGCAGCATGCGCCTGACCGCGGACCGGGCCACCGTGGTCCACGGCAAAGTGTCCTTCCTGGTCGTCAACGCCGGCACCATTCCCCATGAAATGCTGGTCGTCCCCGTGGCGGGCACCCAGAGCGCAGGAACGCGCCCCGTGGGCCGGGACGGAAGAGCCGACGAGGCCGGCAGCCTGGGCGAGGCCTCCGCTGCCTGCGCCGAAGGTGAAGGAGAGGGGATCCTGCCGTCCACGAGCGGCTGGGTCACGCTTGACCTGCCGCCCGGGCGGTATGAACTGTTCTGTAATCTCCCGGGCCACTACTGGGCAGGGATGTACACGGAGCTCACCGTCACCTGA
- the manD gene encoding D-mannonate dehydratase ManD gives MTRKIVDVDVLVTSPSRNFVTLKITTDDGLIGWGDATLNGRELSVASYLRDHLAPALLGRDADRIEDTWQYFYRGAYWRRGPVTMAAIGAIDLALWDIKGKALGVPVYQLLGGAAREKILTYTHATGWDLPELLDSIDQRREQGFRAVRAQSGVPGLDKVYGVTKGAAGYEPAGRGAGPVEEDWDTSAYLRHAPKVLSAVREHVGPELKLLHDVHHRLNPTEAARLARSLEDVDLFWLEDVTPAENQRLLRTLRQQTTIPLAIGEVFNTIWDCEHLITERLIDFIRTAVVHAGGISHVRKILALAEVYQIKGAPHGPSDVSPINLSASLHLGLATSNFAIQEYMGYDPLVSEVFKSSFRFEDGYLHPGEEPGLGVQVDEAAAARFPYKQAYLPIARELDGSMKDW, from the coding sequence ATGACCCGAAAAATCGTCGACGTCGACGTCCTCGTTACCAGCCCCAGCCGCAACTTCGTCACCCTCAAGATCACCACCGACGACGGGCTGATCGGCTGGGGGGACGCCACCCTCAACGGCCGCGAACTGTCCGTCGCCAGCTACCTCCGGGACCACCTCGCCCCCGCACTGCTCGGACGCGACGCCGACCGTATCGAGGACACCTGGCAGTACTTCTATCGTGGCGCGTACTGGCGCCGGGGACCGGTCACCATGGCAGCCATCGGCGCGATCGACCTCGCCCTCTGGGACATCAAAGGCAAAGCCCTCGGCGTCCCCGTCTACCAACTCCTCGGTGGCGCCGCCCGCGAGAAGATCCTCACCTACACCCACGCCACGGGCTGGGACCTCCCGGAGCTCCTCGACTCGATCGACCAGCGCCGCGAACAAGGCTTCCGGGCTGTCCGCGCCCAGTCCGGCGTCCCCGGCCTGGACAAGGTTTACGGCGTCACCAAGGGTGCCGCCGGCTATGAACCGGCCGGGCGCGGCGCCGGACCGGTCGAAGAGGACTGGGACACCTCCGCCTACCTCCGTCACGCCCCGAAAGTGCTGTCGGCCGTCCGGGAGCACGTCGGCCCCGAGCTGAAGCTGCTCCACGACGTCCACCACCGGCTCAACCCTACCGAAGCCGCCCGGCTGGCCCGTTCCCTGGAAGACGTGGACCTGTTCTGGCTCGAAGACGTCACCCCGGCCGAAAACCAGCGCCTCCTGCGCACCCTGCGCCAGCAGACCACCATCCCCTTGGCCATCGGTGAAGTCTTCAACACCATCTGGGACTGTGAGCACCTCATTACGGAGCGGCTCATCGACTTCATCCGCACCGCCGTCGTCCATGCCGGAGGCATCTCCCACGTCCGCAAGATCCTGGCGCTGGCCGAGGTGTACCAGATCAAGGGAGCCCCGCACGGCCCCTCCGACGTCTCGCCCATCAACCTGTCCGCCTCGCTGCACCTGGGCCTTGCCACCAGCAACTTCGCGATCCAGGAATACATGGGCTACGACCCGCTGGTGTCGGAAGTTTTCAAGTCCAGCTTCAGATTCGAGGACGGTTACCTCCATCCCGGAGAAGAACCCGGCCTCGGTGTGCAGGTGGACGAGGCGGCGGCAGCCCGGTTCCCCTACAAACAGGCCTACCTGCCCATCGCCCGGGAACTCGACGGCTCCATGAAGGACTGGTAG
- a CDS encoding bifunctional 4-hydroxy-2-oxoglutarate aldolase/2-dehydro-3-deoxy-phosphogluconate aldolase, with product MQRLDDQGTLQRPHPSAILGATRVVAVLRACHASDYAPVIEALQLGGVLSIELTLSTPGVWDELPRLQERFGDTLEIGVGTVTAADEAETAMDLGAAYIVTPVTDPDIITACVRRGIPVYPGGLTPTELHAGWKLGATAVKVFPASTVGAGYVSQLRGPFPDIQVIPSGGVDIDDVPVWIRAGVLAVSLGGPLLGDAFKGGDLQELTARARRVRALVDQTAAQLGATQ from the coding sequence ATGCAGCGCCTCGATGACCAAGGCACGCTTCAGCGCCCGCACCCATCCGCAATCCTCGGCGCAACCCGGGTTGTGGCCGTCCTCCGTGCCTGCCACGCCTCCGATTACGCTCCCGTCATCGAAGCACTTCAGCTCGGCGGAGTGCTGAGCATCGAATTGACCCTGAGCACGCCAGGAGTCTGGGACGAGCTGCCCCGCCTGCAGGAGAGGTTTGGCGACACCCTGGAAATCGGCGTGGGAACCGTCACCGCAGCCGACGAAGCAGAAACGGCCATGGACCTTGGCGCGGCGTACATCGTCACCCCCGTCACCGACCCGGACATCATCACAGCCTGCGTCCGCCGCGGTATCCCCGTCTACCCAGGAGGCCTGACGCCCACCGAACTCCACGCCGGATGGAAGCTGGGCGCGACCGCCGTAAAGGTTTTCCCCGCCTCCACTGTGGGTGCCGGCTACGTCTCCCAGCTGCGCGGCCCGTTCCCTGACATCCAGGTCATACCTTCCGGCGGCGTGGACATCGACGACGTCCCCGTCTGGATCCGGGCAGGAGTACTTGCGGTCAGCCTGGGCGGCCCGTTGCTGGGTGATGCCTTCAAGGGCGGCGACCTCCAGGAACTTACGGCCCGGGCCCGGCGCGTCCGCGCCCTGGTGGACCAGACCGCGGCCCAGCTTGGAGCAACCCAATGA
- a CDS encoding MFS transporter, translated as MTTAAHVPPGNVDQSKVRKAAVAGLIGTTLELYDFVIYGTASALVFSKLFFPNVSPAAALIASFTTFAVGFLFRPLGGVFFSHFGDRLGRKWVLVVTLLLMGGATLAIGLLPTFDQIGIFAPVLLCVCRAAQGFGAGAEQSGGATLLTESAAPGTRGKLASLIMVGAAAGTALGALVWIAAQSLAPNDMLTWGWRLVFLSSIFVTIAALVIRRKLDESPVFEEIKQARTVPPAPLKEVAKNGKANVLRVILMNLGVSTQSYTIQVFMASYLITVVGTDPKFIPPVLLIGALCGGVAAVSFGILSDKIGRRRVVSLITGALILFPAPAFMLLTTGSPVAIVLVIIVGFMLACQGVVGVHMSYFPEIFGSRYRYAGVTLGREFSSIIGGGVAPMICAGLLGLFSNSWIPVAIYMSLTMVVSFIATRLTPETLNRDLTDPEDARHHSEIVTAAAAGAANATTAQHVK; from the coding sequence ATGACCACAGCAGCGCACGTTCCCCCGGGGAACGTTGACCAAAGCAAAGTCCGGAAGGCCGCCGTCGCCGGCCTCATCGGTACAACCCTCGAATTGTATGACTTCGTCATCTACGGCACCGCCTCGGCCCTCGTCTTCAGCAAACTGTTCTTCCCCAATGTCTCCCCCGCGGCGGCACTGATCGCCAGTTTCACCACCTTCGCCGTCGGCTTCCTGTTCAGGCCCCTCGGCGGCGTCTTCTTCTCCCACTTCGGCGACCGGCTCGGCCGCAAATGGGTCCTTGTGGTCACCCTGCTCCTGATGGGTGGCGCCACCCTGGCCATCGGCCTGCTGCCCACTTTCGACCAGATCGGCATCTTTGCCCCGGTCCTGCTCTGCGTTTGCCGCGCAGCCCAGGGCTTCGGCGCCGGCGCCGAACAGTCCGGCGGCGCAACCCTGCTCACCGAATCCGCTGCCCCCGGCACCCGCGGCAAGCTCGCCTCACTCATCATGGTCGGCGCAGCCGCCGGCACCGCCCTCGGTGCCCTCGTGTGGATCGCGGCCCAGTCCCTCGCCCCTAACGACATGCTGACCTGGGGCTGGCGGCTTGTCTTCCTATCCAGCATCTTCGTCACCATTGCAGCCTTGGTCATCCGGCGCAAGCTGGATGAGTCCCCCGTCTTCGAAGAAATCAAGCAGGCCCGTACCGTACCGCCGGCCCCGCTGAAGGAAGTCGCCAAAAACGGCAAGGCCAACGTCCTGCGCGTCATCCTCATGAACCTCGGCGTCAGCACACAGTCGTACACCATCCAGGTGTTCATGGCCTCCTACCTGATCACCGTCGTCGGAACCGACCCCAAGTTCATCCCCCCGGTCCTCCTCATCGGCGCACTGTGCGGCGGCGTCGCCGCCGTCTCCTTCGGGATACTGTCCGACAAAATCGGCCGCCGGCGCGTCGTGTCGCTCATCACCGGGGCACTGATCCTCTTCCCGGCACCGGCCTTCATGCTCCTCACCACCGGGTCCCCCGTGGCCATCGTCCTGGTGATCATCGTGGGCTTCATGCTTGCCTGCCAGGGCGTCGTCGGCGTCCACATGAGCTACTTCCCCGAAATCTTCGGCAGCCGCTACCGCTACGCCGGCGTCACCCTGGGACGCGAGTTCTCCTCCATCATCGGCGGTGGCGTGGCACCGATGATCTGCGCAGGGCTGCTGGGGCTCTTCAGCAATTCCTGGATCCCGGTTGCCATCTACATGTCCCTGACCATGGTGGTCAGCTTCATCGCCACCCGGCTCACGCCCGAAACACTCAACCGCGACCTCACCGACCCCGAGGATGCCCGGCACCACAGCGAAATCGTTACGGCCGCAGCCGCTGGGGCTGCCAACGCAACCACCGCCCAGCACGTCAAATAG
- a CDS encoding NAD(P)-dependent alcohol dehydrogenase encodes MTTQAIPETNTPALPTGTQAAVLHGARDLRVEHKPLTPLGPNDLLVEMRSGGICGSDMHYFAEGRNGTNVLRQPTVLGHEGAGVVIAAGPQAGITSGTPVVIEPALPCRECPTCLSGRYNLCPTGTCFGSPPTDGLFARHVVVPEAAVHPLPDTIPAEIGAAIEPLAVAVWAVERAQVHKGQRVLITGAGPIGLLVAQVAAAQGAAEIVVTDVNDDRLAVATKFGATRTINTATTPLDLAGMDRLIECSGSTRALADGIQTLAPATRATVVGQAKPTVDGIPLGFLQRYEIDLVTAFRYANAFPAAIDLAASGVVDLQSIITSTYPLENTAAALTAPVVDPTNLKVLITY; translated from the coding sequence ATGACCACCCAAGCCATTCCCGAAACGAACACGCCCGCGCTTCCCACCGGCACCCAGGCCGCCGTACTGCACGGCGCCCGGGACCTGCGCGTCGAGCACAAACCACTAACGCCCCTGGGCCCGAATGACCTCCTGGTCGAAATGCGCTCCGGCGGAATCTGCGGATCCGACATGCACTACTTCGCCGAGGGACGCAACGGCACCAACGTACTGCGGCAGCCCACGGTCCTGGGGCATGAAGGCGCCGGCGTAGTCATTGCCGCAGGTCCGCAGGCCGGCATCACCAGCGGCACCCCCGTGGTCATCGAGCCCGCCCTGCCATGCCGTGAATGTCCCACCTGCCTGTCCGGACGCTACAACCTCTGCCCCACCGGTACCTGCTTCGGTTCCCCACCGACCGATGGGCTCTTCGCCCGCCACGTAGTGGTCCCCGAGGCCGCCGTGCACCCCCTGCCGGACACCATCCCGGCGGAAATCGGCGCCGCGATCGAACCACTCGCCGTCGCCGTCTGGGCCGTCGAACGGGCGCAGGTCCACAAAGGCCAGCGCGTCCTGATCACCGGCGCCGGACCCATCGGGCTCCTCGTCGCCCAGGTTGCGGCAGCCCAAGGCGCCGCCGAGATCGTCGTGACGGACGTGAACGACGACCGCCTCGCCGTTGCCACCAAATTCGGCGCCACCCGCACCATCAACACCGCCACCACACCACTTGACCTTGCAGGCATGGACCGGCTGATCGAATGCTCCGGGAGCACCCGCGCCCTCGCTGACGGCATCCAGACCCTGGCACCGGCAACCCGCGCCACCGTCGTCGGCCAGGCCAAACCCACCGTGGACGGAATCCCGCTCGGCTTCCTCCAGCGCTACGAGATCGACCTCGTCACCGCTTTCCGCTACGCCAACGCATTCCCGGCCGCGATCGACCTCGCGGCCTCCGGCGTCGTAGACCTGCAGTCCATCATCACCAGCACCTACCCGCTCGAAAATACCGCGGCGGCCCTTACGGCACCGGTGGTTGACCCGACCAACCTCAAAGTCCTCATCACCTACTGA
- a CDS encoding 2-hydroxyacid dehydrogenase has product MRIVIADPNLMPQRATLEAALPAGALTSWHDSWNEHSVLTDLKDADVYVGPKFTAAMGAQAPNLRLVHVAGAGYDGIEADALPAGAVCANTFHHEGSIAEYIAAALVALRRNLLGQDAALRSGVWASSVYSQDIPQPETLRGAVVTFLGFGHIGSAAWKLLQAFGAEGIAITRSGSVDPEESGLRWAGTTGRLAEALSESDILLISIPLSAETTALVGAEELNTLGPKGQVVNVARGPVVDQAALYEALMDRRISGAAVDVWYQYPGPDGRGMPSALPFDRLDNIIMTPHSSGVTAETFRGRALEIAENISRLSANQPLKNVVITK; this is encoded by the coding sequence ATGAGAATTGTCATCGCAGACCCCAATTTGATGCCCCAAAGGGCGACTTTGGAGGCGGCACTCCCGGCCGGTGCACTCACGTCCTGGCACGACAGCTGGAATGAGCACTCGGTCCTGACAGACCTTAAAGACGCTGACGTCTATGTCGGACCCAAGTTCACCGCGGCCATGGGCGCCCAAGCCCCTAACCTCCGACTGGTCCATGTTGCCGGGGCGGGCTACGACGGTATTGAAGCCGACGCCCTGCCAGCCGGCGCGGTGTGCGCAAACACCTTCCACCACGAAGGCTCCATCGCCGAGTACATCGCCGCCGCATTGGTCGCCCTCCGGCGCAACCTGCTGGGCCAGGACGCTGCCCTCCGCAGCGGCGTCTGGGCCTCCTCCGTATATTCACAGGACATCCCGCAGCCGGAAACACTCCGCGGAGCCGTTGTCACGTTCCTTGGCTTTGGCCATATCGGCAGCGCCGCCTGGAAATTGCTCCAGGCCTTCGGGGCGGAAGGCATCGCGATCACCCGCAGCGGCAGTGTCGACCCGGAGGAAAGCGGCCTGCGCTGGGCCGGGACCACCGGCCGCCTCGCTGAAGCACTCAGCGAGTCCGACATTCTGCTCATCAGCATCCCACTCAGCGCAGAAACAACAGCCCTTGTCGGCGCCGAGGAACTGAACACCCTGGGCCCCAAGGGGCAGGTGGTCAACGTTGCCCGCGGCCCTGTCGTTGACCAAGCCGCGCTCTACGAAGCCCTGATGGACCGCAGAATATCCGGGGCTGCCGTCGACGTCTGGTACCAGTACCCCGGTCCGGACGGCCGCGGCATGCCGTCCGCCCTGCCCTTCGACCGGCTCGACAACATCATCATGACCCCGCACTCATCCGGCGTCACCGCCGAAACCTTCCGCGGCCGCGCCCTCGAGATAGCCGAAAACATCAGCCGCCTGTCCGCGAACCAGCCACTGAAGAATGTCGTGATCACCAAATGA
- the fdhA gene encoding formaldehyde dehydrogenase, glutathione-independent, with amino-acid sequence MSANKAVAYKAPGIVEIIDTPYPTFELKAGPGVNPVNVGRKVPHGVILRTVSTNICGSDQHMVRGRTTAPAGLVLGHEITGEVIETGPDVEFIKVGDIVSVPFNISCGRCRNCKERKTGICLNVNPDRPGSAYGYVDMGGWVGGQAEYVLVPYADWNLLRFPDRDQALEKILDLTMLSDILPTGFHGAVTAGVGVGSTVYVAGAGPVGLAAAASAQLLGAAVVIVGDLNEDRLAQARSFGCETVNVANGDPADQVEQILGVREVDAGIDAVGFEARGHGHGAKEAPATVLNSLMDLTAAGGSVGIPGLYVTGDPGAADEAAQKGSLSLSLGTGWAKSLSFATGQCPVMKYNRQLMMAILHDKIQIAKAVNATAIALDDAPRGYAEFDAGAATKYVLDPNGYLSN; translated from the coding sequence ATGTCAGCCAACAAAGCCGTTGCGTACAAGGCACCCGGGATTGTCGAAATCATCGATACCCCCTACCCCACCTTTGAACTGAAGGCCGGCCCCGGAGTCAATCCCGTCAACGTCGGCCGGAAGGTCCCGCACGGCGTCATCCTGCGCACCGTGAGCACCAACATCTGCGGGTCGGACCAGCACATGGTTCGCGGCCGCACGACCGCCCCGGCCGGCCTGGTCCTGGGTCACGAGATCACCGGGGAAGTCATCGAGACCGGGCCCGACGTCGAGTTCATCAAGGTCGGGGACATCGTCTCGGTCCCGTTCAACATCTCCTGCGGGCGCTGCCGGAACTGTAAGGAGCGCAAGACCGGGATCTGCCTGAACGTGAACCCGGACCGCCCAGGATCCGCTTACGGCTACGTCGACATGGGCGGCTGGGTCGGAGGGCAGGCGGAGTACGTCCTGGTCCCTTATGCCGACTGGAACCTGTTGCGGTTCCCCGACCGCGACCAGGCCCTGGAGAAGATCCTGGACCTGACCATGCTCTCCGACATCCTCCCCACCGGATTTCACGGCGCCGTCACGGCAGGTGTCGGCGTCGGGTCAACCGTCTATGTTGCCGGGGCCGGACCCGTAGGACTTGCCGCGGCGGCAAGCGCCCAGCTGCTGGGGGCCGCCGTGGTCATCGTAGGGGACCTCAATGAGGATCGTCTCGCCCAGGCCCGGTCCTTTGGCTGCGAAACCGTCAACGTGGCCAACGGCGACCCGGCCGACCAGGTCGAGCAGATCCTCGGCGTTCGGGAGGTCGATGCCGGTATTGACGCAGTCGGTTTCGAGGCCCGCGGGCACGGGCATGGCGCCAAGGAAGCGCCGGCCACCGTGCTCAATTCGTTGATGGACCTCACCGCCGCCGGCGGGTCCGTGGGCATTCCCGGCCTTTACGTCACAGGAGACCCGGGCGCCGCGGACGAGGCGGCCCAGAAGGGTTCACTGTCCCTGTCCCTGGGCACTGGCTGGGCAAAGTCCCTCTCCTTCGCGACCGGCCAGTGCCCGGTGATGAAGTACAACCGGCAACTGATGATGGCGATTCTGCATGACAAGATCCAGATCGCCAAGGCGGTCAACGCCACAGCCATAGCGCTCGATGATGCACCGCGGGGGTACGCGGAATTCGATGCCGGAGCGGCCACAAAGTACGTCCTGGACCCGAACGGCTACCTCAGCAACTAG